The Bacillus sp. Y1 genome includes the window CTGTATCAACACGGAAGAAGTCGATGGTTTCTCCGCTATCGGTTCTAGCTTTTTCCAACCAAGCGGTTTGCCACTCGATGATCTTCGCTCGAACAGCTGGGTCTTCGGTTTTGAAATCAGGAAGTCCGTCTAGCTCGCCACGAACCGTTGGATCCTCCATCGTCGTACGAAGCATATCCTTCAATGCCGCTTGCTCTTCAGCAGTTGGAAGACCTGCTTCGCCCTGCCAGTTCGGTTCAATTCCGTCCATTCCATAACCTGCATGGTTCAATACGACATCGACCATGATTTTCATGCCTTTGTCATGTGCTTTTTCAATAAGCTCTTTGAACGTTTCCATGTCTCCGAGCGTTTCATCTAAAGACGTGAAATCCTTCGCCCAGTAGCCATGATACGCGTATTGCTTTGCTTCTAAGCCTTCGCTCGTATTAAAATCGACACCTTTATTGAAATCGATATTATCCACGATTGGTGAGATCCAAATCGTGTTGATTCCTAGATCATCCAAATAATCGAGGTTATTGATGATTCCTCGGAAGTCCCCACCATGGTACGCTTCACTGTGGTCTGGATCATATCCAGTTGGATTGTTGCTTGTGTCTCCATCCTTGAAACGGTCTGTGAGCATGAAGTAAATTCGTGCTTCATCCCAATCAAAGTCAAGATCTCCTTGGTACGTGCGTGGTGCGACTTCCACCGGAACCGTTTGATTGTGACGGTTTCCGAATTCGTCCACCGCGGTTACCGTCAGATTCTTGATTCCTGCGGCAACCGAATCCTTCACTCCGATCGTGACCGCTTGAAGCTGCGGGTCAATCATGAGCTTGGATTTTCCACCAAGTGGCGTTGCATCCACGTACATTTCTTTAAAATTGACCTCTTCTTCTGTTGTCACATTGATCTTTAATACTGCATTTTCGTTATGCGTAATTTTCCCTGGTGATACCTGACCTTCTATTGTCACCTTTGGCACGGTATATACAATCACCGATTTGCCATCGACCGTGTTTTTCGGGTCGGTCACCTCGGTTGTTTCTCCATCCTTTGTGACAAGGAAGCTGTACTCGTATGTGCCTGGGTCAAGATTTTGCAATGTGTAGTAAAAGTACTCATTCTTCTCGTCATATGTCATCACATATTCCTGAGCTCCGACTTTCACCTTCACACCTTCAATCGTGTGCATCGCATCGTTTTGATACAACTCTTCATCACGATAATAGAATGTCACATTTCCATCTTCTAACACTGGTCCTTTGACTGCTGGTACAACGGTTTGGCCCGCTACTCCTGTGACCACCGTTACCTTTGTGATCACTTCATCGCGGTCAATTTTCACGACATGGTCGTCACTGTCCGGTGAAATTTTCGCTGTTGCCCAGTCCGTTCCTTTTCGGATGAGGAAACCGATGGACTCCGTTGTTGGTGCAATTTCGATATTCGCAATCGCTGTGTCCCCGTTGATTTCTGTAAAGTCGATTTGGTCGTTCTTCACGCCTGTATTCCATACCCAAATATTCCAGTCGGTGAAATCCTTATCTGGTCTTACGTATTTCACGCGAACATAGCGTTTCACGTTTTTCTTTACCGTTAAGGCAAGTGTTGCTTCTGCGTCACCTGCTTTTGCTTTGATCGTTGCGGTTCCTGGCTTTAAGCCCGATACCTTGCCCGTTCCATCCACGATTGCTATTGCTTGATCAGATGATGTCCATGTAACCTTTGCGCCAAGCATTTCTTGGTTGAACTGGTCACGAACTAACGCGGATAGCTGAGCTGTGTAGGTTTCGTAGACGGATTGATCGCCTGAAATCGTGATACTCTTCGGTGCGAGTGTAGCCACTGTCACTTCAATTTCCGCCTTCACCTCACCCACTGTGGCAACAATCGTTGCTGACCCATTTTTCACAGAGGAGACTTTCCCACCATCCACTGTTGCTACTTCTGGATTGGAAGACGTCCATGTGATGTTCTGGTCGAGCATGATGCGACCCTTTTGGTCTTTCACGTAAGCGGTGATCGTTTTCGTTGTGCCTGGGTTGATCGCAAAGCTTGTTGTGTTCGTTTCGATGCTTGTGGCGGTTGGTGTGTATTCACCTTCTGCCTCATCGTACAGCACCATCATCGATAATGGAGCGACGGTTGCTTGAGCCCCATTGATCGTGCGAAGCGTTTCGACACCGGCTGCTTGGTCGTCGACTACCACATTCCAGGATGTGCTAGATGGGAGGCTAACTTCCTTCGCTGCGTTGTTGGCGTTGTAAATCACGACGATGTTTTTCCATGAATCATTGTTCGCATAGTTTTTCAACTGAAACGCGACGATATTGTCTTCGGTTTTGTACACTTGCAGATTTTGTTCAATGGCTGCTTTTGTATTCATTTTAAACGCTGGGTGAGCTTTACGTAGCTCGATCAAGCCTTGGTAATAATCGAACACTGGCTTGTATTGGTCCTTCAGCTCCCAACGAATTTGGTTGATGCTGTCTGGACTCTTATAGCTATTGTGGTTACCGTATTTACTTCTCAGCATCTCTTCCCCTGCATGGAGGAAAGGAATTCCTTGTGAGGTAAGCACGATACCATTTGCTAGGAGACTGCGTTTTACCCATTCATTTTGAAGGGCATTGTCCTCGGTGATGATCGCATGCGGATCTGTCGTGATATCCTGGTGCGCGACCTTCATCATTTTATCCCATAGGTTCAAATTGTCATGTGCGGTCACGTAGTTGATGCTTTCAGATGGACGGTTCGTAAAGTCGGTGATCGAACCAATCACACCCTTTGCAACGTCCGCTTCCTTTCCAGTTGCGCCTGTTGCGAAACCAGTAGACGCGTCATCACTTCCGCCTTTAATCGCGCCACGGATATTGTCGTTAAATACTGCATAGCCTTGGTCTTTCTGTGTTCCTTTGAAGTTTTGTAAGGAAGCATCTAAGCTTGTGGATCCACCAGTCCATGGCTCGCCATAAATCAGAATGCTCGGATCAACCTCTTCTTTTAGCTCCTTCGTTAGTTCGCTCATCGTTTGACGGTCGATTAAGCCCATCAGGTCAAAGCGGAAGCCGTCGACTCCATATTCGGATGCCCAATATTTCACGGAGTCTTTGATGTACTTACGAACCATCGGTCTTTCGGAAGCGACTTCGTTTCCTGTGCCCGAACCGTTCGTAATTTTCCCCGCATCGTCCGTACGGTAGTAGTAGCCCGGAACGATTTTATCAAACGGAGAACCGCCAGAAAGCTGGGTCGCTTCAGGGATGTACGTGTGATTGTACACCACGTCCATCACGACGCGAATGCCTTTATCGTGCATGGCTTGAACCATTTCCTTGAACTCGGTCACACGTGACGTTGGATCCGCTGGGTCGGTGGCGTACGATCCTTCTGGTACGTTGAAGTGGATCGGGTCATAACCCCAGTTGAACTTTGGATCAGTTGAGTTCGGGTCATTCACTGTTCGTTCGTTCACGGAACCGAAGTCATAGACTGGTAGTAAGTGAACATGAGTCACTCCTAATTCCTTTAGTGAGTCTAAGCCCGTTTTGACGCCATTTGGCCCCGTGGTGTTCGACTCGGTGAATGCCTTGTACTTCCCTTTATTGGTCATGCCTGAATTTTCATCTATGGAAAAATCGCGCACGTGCAGCTCGTATAGAATTGCATCAGTTGGCGACACAAACGCTGGTTTGGCTTCCGGATTAAAATTGGCCGGGTCGGTATCATCCAGGTTGATGATCGCTGTCCGTTGACCGTTCGGCGAAGTGGAGCGGGCATACGGGTCAACCGCATAGTTGGTTGTTCCGTCGGCAAACTCGACTTTGTACATATAGAATTTTCCGTCTTGATCACCGTTTAGGGTGAGTGACCACACGCCGTTTGTGGCACGAGTCATTGGAGTTTCTGTACCGTTTGTGTGATCAGTGACAAATGCACCTTCGTAAGTCCCTTGGTCGTTATAGATGGCAACGCTTACTTTTTGAGCCGTTGGTGCCCACAGCTTGAACGTTGTTTCGGATGGTGAGTATGTGTAGCCTAAGTCTTTTCCATCATAGTAAAATTGGTCGTCGTTTAGGACGTTACGCATCGTTACCTTTGTCGGTTGGTAACCGGTTGCGGTCACTTGGTATTGATTTCTTACGTCGATTTGTGAAGGGTCTGTGATGGTTAGCTTCACTTTCGTGTCACTTAGCTTTGTTGTGGTTGTTGGAATTTCTTTGTTGGCTTCAACATCAGTTAGTGTGAACGTTGTATCGTCGGCCAGCTTTTTGTTAACTGAAACGGTGATGCTGTTTTTTGCATCCATTAATGCCGCTTGAACAGCTGCCGTTAAGTCTGGCTTGGTGTAGCTCACTTCGGCTTGGTCTTGAGTCAACCAAACTTCAACAGAGTCTCCGTCTTTGATTTCGATTTTTCGTGTAACATCTTGTGTTGTCCAGTTTCCTGGTCTTGTGATGATGTTGATGGAGCTTGAAGAGAACTCGTATGTTGCTTGGGCAAATCCGTCTTGTGTTGTGGTGAATGGATAAGCCGCTCCGTCTTTTCCGTCCTCCCAAATCCACATATCCCAATTGTTTTGGGCACCGTCAAAACGGTAGTAATTGATGGTATAAGAATAAGTAGTGCTAAGGATTTGAATCGTTTTTTCTGCCGTTTTGCCGTCGAGTGTTGCTTGGACGGTGATGCTGTCGTTCGGTTGAACCGTGTACGTGTCAGCAATCGTTAAGCTGTTGGTGGATAACGTGATTCCATCCCTACCATCCTTCAGGTTCCATTGCGGAGTCACGTCAGACTGTTCTCCCTTTTCGTTAAGTGCTTTCGCAGAGAGAGTGACCGTTTGGCCTTTTTTCGTTGTGGCTGGAGCGTTGATGATTAGACCTGGTGCATGAACGACAGAGTTTCCGTTCGCTTGATTCGGGTTGCTTGGGTCGGTGATCCAGTTGCTTTCTCCGATGATGAACTTGTATTCGTAGGTTCCTGGAGCAAGCTCTGTGTTGAGCTGCCAAACACCTTCAGCATTTTTCGTCATTTCTTTTGCGTTGTCAGCCCAGCTCGTAAAGCTGCCTGCGACACGCACTCGGTCAGCCTCACCTAAGTACTGGAAGGTAACCGTTCCATCATCGTTGATGACCGGGCTTGTCGCTGTAGCTGGTGGCGAACCGATACGGAAAGTCGAATTATCCCCCGCTTTCGGGTTGGTGTTCAATGGATCCGCCGTGCTTTGATCCCAGCTTTTGTTGTTTAGTAGAAACTTATATTCATAGTTTCCTTCCGCTAGGGTTGGTAGGGTTGCGGTAAACACACCGTTTTCTAAGGTCATTGGGGTCGCTGTCTCAAGCGTCCAGTTATTATGGGTACCAATGACATACGCGGCTGTTTCCCCTTGGCTTACATAGTTAAAGGTAACGCTGTTGTCTTCATGGATGATCGGGCTCGCTGGAGTGGTTTCGGCATTTGCTCTCGTATACAATCCACTTCCTGAAACTAGCTGAAGTAGAAGTGCAAAAACCATCACTATCGAGAACGCCCTCATGTTCTTCCTACTCAATCGCTTCTCCTCCTATTCTGTTTACGGGTGATGCTGACTGGCTGTGAATCATGATGTTGTTTGGTGGTAAAGGTGGTACCTTATGTAACCTCTTGTTGCTATGGGGTGCAGGTGGTTTTGTGCAATCGATTGCACAAAAGGTGAAAAAAGAGAAAATAGTTTAGCTGACGCCCTGTGCAACAAGTTGCGCAAGCGCTTTCACAAACTACTAACCTAATAATATCACCCCCCTAGGGTGTCTGTCACCACAAAAAGACAAAATCGTACAATTTGTCCACGAGCGGTGTCTGTCACCCTTCGTGGACAGTTATGGTGGTTTTGTACGCGTGGGGTGGACAGTCTATTTCCTTACTTATTCTAGTTGTTTATTTAGAGAACCTAAAGGAATACATAGTGTTTCTCCGGAGGAATAAATTACAACGATTGGCAAAAATCTCTAGATACACTTTGTTTATTTACCGCTTCTGTGTAAGCGATTACAATACTATTTACAAGTACTTGTCAGTTTTCACCAACGCCTACATACCTGAATTTCTGAATCTTCAGTTATTTGGTTATCCGTGGACATACGAACATATGAAGTATTTATTTATCGCATCCAGAAAAACAGAAGAGTTTTCACCTATTAAATATTTTTAGATCGATCTTAGAACGTGAGTTAAAGACGAACATAGGGGGAAAGAGGATGAGTAAATTTAATAGCTTCTTAGAAACAAAAGTAATGCCTGTGGCAGGTAGATTGGCTGCCCAGCGGCATCTTGGTGCACTACGAGACGGTATAATTCTAGCCATGCCGTTGATTATTATTGGTTCTCTTTTCTTAATCATTGCTAACTTCCCGATTACCGCTTGGACTAACTATCTAGCAGAACACCCTACCATTAAAACTAGCCTCTTATATCCATACCGCGGGACCTTCGAGATCATGGGGCTCGTCGCTACATTTGGGGTCGCATACCGCTTATCTGAAAGCTATAAGCTCGATGCACTGGCTGGGGCTGCCATTTCACTTGCTGCCTACTTTGTTGTATCCCCTTTTACTAGCTATGTGATTGGACAAGATCCAAATACTGGTGCAGATATCTTGGAAAATGCTTATAATACCGGACTTTTTACAAGTAAAGGCTTATTCGTTGGAATGGTCATTGCCATCCTATCAACCGAAATTTATCGAAAAATTACTCAAATGAATATTGTCATTAAGTTACCAGATGGAGTACCTCCTGCTGTTTCAAGATCCTTCTCTGCCTTAATACCGGCGTTTGTAGCCGTTGTTGTAGCATGGGGATTACGCTTGCTTGTAGAAAACATCGGTGACTTCGGCAGCATTCACAATGTTGTATCCGTCCTCTTGCAGCAGCCACTAACCAGCCTTGGCACAAGCTTGGTTGGAACGATTATTGTATTTATACTTATTCAAATGTTATGGTGCTTAGGTTTACACGGAGCAAACATCGTTAACGCAGTTATATTACCGGTTTGGTTAACATTGACACAAGAAAATGCGATGTCACTTGAAGCTGGCGAACCTGTAAAAAATATTGTTACAAACGAGTTTAATGATATTGTCTTTATCGGGGGATCCGGTACTACTCTCTCTTTAGTATTGGCCATGGTATTTTTCGCAAGAAGTCAGCAGATGAAGCAATTAGGGCGCCTTGGTATTGGACCTGGAATCTTTAATATTAATGAACCTGTTACTTTTGGTATGCCAATCGTTCTGAATCCAATTATGATGATTCCATTTATCTTAGCTCCTGTTGCTGCAGTTATTATGACGTTTGTTTCCATGGATTTAGGATTAGTAGCAAAACCAATCGGTGTCGTAACTCCGTTTACCATGCCTCCTATCCTAAACGGTTATATCATCACAGGCAGTATCTCAGGTGCGATTCTTCAATTGGC containing:
- the pulA gene encoding type I pullulanase produces the protein MSRKNMRAFSIVMVFALLLQLVSGSGLYTRANAETTPASPIIHEDNSVTFNYVSQGETAAYVIGTHNNWTLETATPMTLENGVFTATLPTLAEGNYEYKFLLNNKSWDQSTADPLNTNPKAGDNSTFRIGSPPATATSPVINDDGTVTFQYLGEADRVRVAGSFTSWADNAKEMTKNAEGVWQLNTELAPGTYEYKFIIGESNWITDPSNPNQANGNSVVHAPGLIINAPATTKKGQTVTLSAKALNEKGEQSDVTPQWNLKDGRDGITLSTNSLTIADTYTVQPNDSITVQATLDGKTAEKTIQILSTTYSYTINYYRFDGAQNNWDMWIWEDGKDGAAYPFTTTQDGFAQATYEFSSSSINIITRPGNWTTQDVTRKIEIKDGDSVEVWLTQDQAEVSYTKPDLTAAVQAALMDAKNSITVSVNKKLADDTTFTLTDVEANKEIPTTTTKLSDTKVKLTITDPSQIDVRNQYQVTATGYQPTKVTMRNVLNDDQFYYDGKDLGYTYSPSETTFKLWAPTAQKVSVAIYNDQGTYEGAFVTDHTNGTETPMTRATNGVWSLTLNGDQDGKFYMYKVEFADGTTNYAVDPYARSTSPNGQRTAIINLDDTDPANFNPEAKPAFVSPTDAILYELHVRDFSIDENSGMTNKGKYKAFTESNTTGPNGVKTGLDSLKELGVTHVHLLPVYDFGSVNERTVNDPNSTDPKFNWGYDPIHFNVPEGSYATDPADPTSRVTEFKEMVQAMHDKGIRVVMDVVYNHTYIPEATQLSGGSPFDKIVPGYYYRTDDAGKITNGSGTGNEVASERPMVRKYIKDSVKYWASEYGVDGFRFDLMGLIDRQTMSELTKELKEEVDPSILIYGEPWTGGSTSLDASLQNFKGTQKDQGYAVFNDNIRGAIKGGSDDASTGFATGATGKEADVAKGVIGSITDFTNRPSESINYVTAHDNLNLWDKMMKVAHQDITTDPHAIITEDNALQNEWVKRSLLANGIVLTSQGIPFLHAGEEMLRSKYGNHNSYKSPDSINQIRWELKDQYKPVFDYYQGLIELRKAHPAFKMNTKAAIEQNLQVYKTEDNIVAFQLKNYANNDSWKNIVVIYNANNAAKEVSLPSSTSWNVVVDDQAAGVETLRTINGAQATVAPLSMMVLYDEAEGEYTPTATSIETNTTSFAINPGTTKTITAYVKDQKGRIMLDQNITWTSSNPEVATVDGGKVSSVKNGSATIVATVGEVKAEIEVTVATLAPKSITISGDQSVYETYTAQLSALVRDQFNQEMLGAKVTWTSSDQAIAIVDGTGKVSGLKPGTATIKAKAGDAEATLALTVKKNVKRYVRVKYVRPDKDFTDWNIWVWNTGVKNDQIDFTEINGDTAIANIEIAPTTESIGFLIRKGTDWATAKISPDSDDHVVKIDRDEVITKVTVVTGVAGQTVVPAVKGPVLEDGNVTFYYRDEELYQNDAMHTIEGVKVKVGAQEYVMTYDEKNEYFYYTLQNLDPGTYEYSFLVTKDGETTEVTDPKNTVDGKSVIVYTVPKVTIEGQVSPGKITHNENAVLKINVTTEEEVNFKEMYVDATPLGGKSKLMIDPQLQAVTIGVKDSVAAGIKNLTVTAVDEFGNRHNQTVPVEVAPRTYQGDLDFDWDEARIYFMLTDRFKDGDTSNNPTGYDPDHSEAYHGGDFRGIINNLDYLDDLGINTIWISPIVDNIDFNKGVDFNTSEGLEAKQYAYHGYWAKDFTSLDETLGDMETFKELIEKAHDKGMKIMVDVVLNHAGYGMDGIEPNWQGEAGLPTAEEQAALKDMLRTTMEDPTVRGELDGLPDFKTEDPAVRAKIIEWQTAWLEKARTDSGETIDFFRVDTVKHVEETTWMAFKNALTEISPSFKMIGEYWGANVTIDGGYLRSGQMDSLLDFDFKEKAKNFVNGDISGVESYLVERDARIDNTATLGQFLSSHDQDGFLSEYVGGDVGKLMVAAALQITSKGQPVIYYGEELGNSGKSSWESSNGVVSAFAQNRDSMPWEKLESGDETAVKLHDHYAKLLNIRGDYSKIFSKGTRMMVAGGNAEKYSITKREYLGKKVYVGLNTATEAKKVTFAVDFEPGMVLVDEYSGVSYTVSDAKDVTVDLAARDAGGTFVLAAANSTGEPGDGEEPGDPDDGGNNPGNPGNGGNNPGTPGNPGNGGNNPGTPGNPGNGGNNPGTPNNPGNPTVPGNPGKPNNPGQNNVVTKPIVKNGVATVTDAEVTQVVQNGTITVEVKEENATVSFTAEQIKELKEKGAKVVFANGEALLTIPASILPNGAVKIEMKQMKKVEGAVSEVYDFNIYDENGKKYTKFSSPITITFNVGKQSNPEGLEVYYYNEEADRWELVPGSEYKNGQVSVLTTHFSTFAVFNKDVTKVASAPKAGKALPNTATNLFNVLLLGVALLFMGLTLLGVSKRGRLRRN
- the celB gene encoding PTS cellobiose transporter subunit IIC, giving the protein MSKFNSFLETKVMPVAGRLAAQRHLGALRDGIILAMPLIIIGSLFLIIANFPITAWTNYLAEHPTIKTSLLYPYRGTFEIMGLVATFGVAYRLSESYKLDALAGAAISLAAYFVVSPFTSYVIGQDPNTGADILENAYNTGLFTSKGLFVGMVIAILSTEIYRKITQMNIVIKLPDGVPPAVSRSFSALIPAFVAVVVAWGLRLLVENIGDFGSIHNVVSVLLQQPLTSLGTSLVGTIIVFILIQMLWCLGLHGANIVNAVILPVWLTLTQENAMSLEAGEPVKNIVTNEFNDIVFIGGSGTTLSLVLAMVFFARSQQMKQLGRLGIGPGIFNINEPVTFGMPIVLNPIMMIPFILAPVAAVIMTFVSMDLGLVAKPIGVVTPFTMPPILNGYIITGSISGAILQLAIIVVSFFIYFPFFKMWDTQKLAEEKGAATNTSSTDNTVNM